In a genomic window of Montipora capricornis isolate CH-2021 unplaced genomic scaffold, ASM3666992v2 scaffold_330, whole genome shotgun sequence:
- the LOC138035233 gene encoding uncharacterized protein — MPDQGLSAKELRRIWNDEFLPSIRREIKTEILELKSSIKALTERCNELEKSQDFVSKKYDTAIAALQSVKSEISNLDKKHTTIVNSLEEKLGELAGTIDRQDQSLYRVESALDETQQYLRRDCLEINGVPISSYENPNQLVKEVGLFAGVEIDDRHIAAAHKLPDSKNVKNRLIVKFIQRDKREELYKHRKNLVGKNISHLPSVEDGSGKIFINESLTSYRKRLFGRIREYKRNNNLKYLWTSNGKIMLKVNDTSPTQAFVTHEQFEDYLDQISNH; from the coding sequence ATGCCGGATCAAGGTTTAAGTGCAAAAGAATTACGAAGAATTTGGAATGATGAATTTCTACCAAGTATAAGACGTGAAATTAAAACCGAGATACTTGAACTCAAATCGAGCATCAAAGCACTAACTGAGAGATGTAACGAGTTGGAGAAGTCTCAAGATTTTGTCTCCAAGAAATATGACACTGCCATAGCTGCTCTCCAAAGTGTTAAAAGCGAAATATCTAACCTCGATAAAAAACATACAACGATTGTAAATTCGCTTGAGGAGAAACTCGGAGAGCTGGCGGGGACAATCGACAGACAAGATCAGTCATTGTATCGGGTCGAGAGCGCTCTTGATGAGACTCAACAGTATCTGAGGAGAGATTGTTTAGAAATCAATGGCGTACCGATCTCATCGTATGAAAACCCCAATCAACTTGTGAAAGAAGTTGGCTTGTTCGCTGGTGTTGAAATTGATGATCGCCATATTGCCGCCGCGCATAAACTCCCAGACTCAAAGAATGTAAAAAATCGTCTCATTGTGAAATTTATTCAGAGAGATAAGAGGGAAGAACTGTACAAGCATCGGAAGAACCTGGTAGGAAAAAACATCAGCCACCTGCCCTCAGTTGAAGATGGGAGTGGCAAGATCTTTATTAATGAATCCTTGACTAGTTATCGCAAGAGGCTCTTTGGTCGCATAAGGGAGTAcaagagaaataacaatttgaaATACCTGTGGACAAGCAACGGTAAAATTATGCTGAAAGTGAATGATACGTCCCCCACACAAGCCTTTGTGACACACGAACAATTTGAGGATTATCTCGACCAGATAAGCAATCATTGA